A genome region from Hydrogenoanaerobacterium saccharovorans includes the following:
- a CDS encoding L-threonylcarbamoyladenylate synthase, translating into MRDTKILKVQNINNSSKELDEAAAIIAGGGLVAIPTETVYGLAANAEDEKAVTSIFEAKGRPQDNPLIVHIADLTMLTRVVREVPQNAMKLANKFWPGPLTIILPKSSFIPAVTSAGLDTVAVRFPKHPVAQEIIRRANVPVAAPSANLSGSPSTTSAQHCIHDLMGRVDAIVDGGDCEVGVESTVITLAGETPKLLRPGYVTLEQLREVLGEVLVDKAVTHQPDPNAKVSSPGMKYKHYAPKCKVILVDGTQTQYADYVNSHHTDGEFALCYNEDVPFLRCPSISIGAENNQAEQAVKLFDSLRRLDEEGAQVVYARCPKQSGVGLALYNRLIRAAAFQVVHAASGTEQV; encoded by the coding sequence ATGCGAGACACAAAAATATTAAAAGTACAAAACATCAACAACAGCAGTAAAGAGCTTGACGAGGCTGCCGCAATCATTGCAGGCGGAGGTTTGGTTGCGATTCCAACCGAAACCGTGTATGGGCTTGCTGCAAATGCCGAGGATGAAAAAGCCGTAACATCTATTTTTGAGGCAAAAGGCAGGCCGCAGGATAACCCGCTGATTGTGCATATTGCAGACCTTACTATGCTTACCCGCGTGGTGCGCGAGGTACCGCAAAATGCAATGAAGCTGGCAAATAAATTTTGGCCTGGTCCGCTGACAATCATTCTGCCCAAAAGCAGTTTTATCCCTGCTGTTACCTCTGCAGGGCTCGATACCGTTGCTGTGCGCTTTCCCAAACATCCTGTGGCACAAGAGATTATCCGGCGTGCCAATGTGCCGGTTGCAGCGCCGTCTGCAAATCTTTCGGGCAGCCCCAGCACTACCAGCGCCCAACACTGTATCCATGACCTTATGGGCAGAGTGGATGCCATTGTAGATGGCGGCGATTGCGAGGTGGGGGTGGAATCTACCGTCATTACCCTAGCCGGTGAAACGCCAAAACTGCTGCGCCCCGGCTATGTCACACTGGAGCAGCTCCGTGAGGTGCTCGGTGAGGTATTGGTTGACAAAGCGGTTACTCATCAGCCCGACCCAAATGCAAAAGTGTCTTCTCCGGGAATGAAATATAAGCACTATGCGCCAAAATGTAAGGTGATTTTAGTGGATGGAACACAAACACAATATGCCGATTATGTGAACAGCCATCATACCGATGGTGAGTTTGCCTTGTGTTACAACGAAGATGTTCCGTTTTTACGTTGCCCCAGTATCTCCATCGGTGCAGAAAACAATCAGGCTGAACAGGCTGTAAAATTATTTGACAGCCTACGCCGTTTGGATGAAGAAGGTGCCCAAGTGGTATATGCACGCTGCCCCAAACAAAGCGGTGTAGGGCTTGCCTTATATAACCGCTTAATCCGCGCAGCGGCATTTCAGGTGGTACACGCGGCATCAGGCACAGAACAGGTTTAA
- a CDS encoding DUF951 domain-containing protein — translation MDVRVGDILQMKKQHPCGASRFLVLRSGMDFKLKCEGCGHEVMVPRAKAEKNIKKIFREEHNL, via the coding sequence ATGGATGTACGTGTGGGCGATATCCTTCAGATGAAAAAACAACACCCCTGCGGTGCAAGCCGTTTTCTTGTGTTGCGTTCGGGTATGGACTTCAAGCTCAAATGTGAGGGGTGCGGGCATGAAGTAATGGTTCCTCGTGCTAAAGCAGAAAAAAATATCAAAAAGATATTTCGAGAGGAGCATAACCTCTAG
- the coaE gene encoding dephospho-CoA kinase (Dephospho-CoA kinase (CoaE) performs the final step in coenzyme A biosynthesis.) produces the protein MARIIGLTGQTGAGKTTVSNVLKSRGFDVINCDLVAREVTQPGTPCLLKLTEHFGTKILNDDKSLNRKLLASIVFQDEKELRVLESIIFSYIKAEIQHRINTIYMGNTNGVVLDAPTLFESGADSMCNEIISVIAPKHLRRARIMARDNIDNAAADARIASQHEDEFYTKRSQYVLCNDGVQQELIAKAEQLAEQLLRQR, from the coding sequence ATGGCGCGTATTATTGGGCTGACAGGGCAGACGGGTGCAGGCAAAACAACGGTAAGCAACGTTTTAAAAAGCAGAGGCTTTGATGTCATCAATTGCGATTTGGTTGCCCGAGAAGTTACTCAGCCTGGTACGCCTTGTCTTTTAAAATTAACGGAGCATTTTGGTACAAAGATTTTAAATGACGACAAAAGCCTCAACCGCAAGCTGTTGGCATCCATTGTTTTTCAAGATGAAAAAGAGCTGCGTGTGTTGGAATCGATTATTTTTTCTTACATCAAAGCAGAAATTCAGCATCGTATCAACACGATTTATATGGGGAATACCAATGGTGTTGTACTGGATGCACCGACTTTGTTTGAAAGCGGCGCAGACAGCATGTGCAATGAGATTATTTCGGTGATAGCGCCCAAACACCTGCGCCGAGCTCGCATTATGGCGCGAGACAATATAGATAATGCGGCGGCAGATGCACGCATTGCCAGCCAACATGAGGATGAGTTTTACACAAAGCGTTCGCAGTATGTGCTGTGTAACGATGGGGTGCAGCAGGAGCTTATAGCAAAGGCAGAGCAGTTGGCAGAACAACTTTTGCGGCAAAGATAA
- a CDS encoding aminopeptidase, translating to MAEQEKSAAELLQEKLLIKTENGGQILSDEELDTVDAFCEDYKKFLNDAKTEHEAVKVTVELLEGKGYKKFEAGKKYAAGEKVYYNNRGKALVFATIGTRGYEDGVKIVASHIDSPRLDMKPRPLYEEAQLAYLKTHYYGGIKKYQWGAIPLALHGVIVKKDGTTIEIKVGEDEGDPIFCVTDLLPHLGREQMKRPLSEGLKGEELNILIGCRPFRDDKASERVKLNIANILFEKYGITEHDFLSAELEAVPAFGAKDLGFDRSMIGSYGHDDRVCAYTSLKAAIEVESPAYTTVTVLADKEEIGSNGNTGLKCAFLRYFIADLAAPYGVEARTVLSNSQCLSADVNAAFDPNFPDVYERKNTAYLNYGVVVTKYTGAGGKGGTSEASAHYMAKMRNLLDEKKVLWQVGELGKVDAGGGGTVAMYIAELNVDVVDVGVPVLSMHAPFEVVSKIDVYMAYRAFKEFLLEK from the coding sequence ATGGCTGAACAAGAAAAAAGCGCAGCAGAATTGCTGCAAGAAAAGCTACTGATTAAAACCGAAAATGGCGGACAGATCTTGTCGGACGAAGAATTAGACACCGTTGATGCCTTTTGTGAAGATTATAAAAAGTTCCTCAACGATGCAAAAACCGAGCACGAGGCTGTTAAGGTTACGGTAGAACTGCTTGAAGGGAAGGGCTACAAAAAGTTTGAAGCCGGCAAAAAATATGCTGCCGGTGAAAAGGTTTACTACAACAACCGCGGTAAGGCATTGGTGTTTGCTACCATCGGTACCAGAGGCTACGAAGACGGTGTAAAAATTGTTGCTTCACACATCGATTCTCCGCGCTTGGATATGAAACCGCGTCCTCTTTATGAAGAGGCTCAGCTTGCATATCTTAAAACACATTACTATGGTGGCATCAAAAAATACCAGTGGGGTGCAATTCCTCTTGCACTGCACGGCGTTATTGTGAAAAAAGACGGTACAACCATAGAGATTAAGGTTGGCGAAGATGAGGGCGACCCCATCTTCTGCGTTACCGATTTGCTGCCTCATCTAGGCAGGGAACAAATGAAACGCCCTCTTTCTGAGGGGCTGAAAGGTGAGGAGCTGAACATTCTTATCGGCTGCCGCCCGTTCCGCGATGACAAGGCAAGTGAGCGTGTGAAGTTAAACATCGCCAATATTTTGTTTGAGAAATACGGCATTACCGAGCACGATTTTCTGTCTGCCGAATTGGAGGCTGTGCCTGCATTTGGTGCCAAAGACCTTGGCTTTGACCGCAGCATGATTGGCTCTTACGGGCACGATGACCGCGTTTGCGCTTACACCTCGCTGAAGGCTGCCATAGAGGTGGAGAGCCCAGCATATACCACAGTAACCGTGCTTGCCGATAAAGAAGAAATCGGCTCCAATGGCAATACAGGGTTGAAATGTGCATTCTTACGCTATTTTATTGCAGACCTTGCTGCGCCTTACGGTGTTGAAGCAAGAACCGTTCTTTCAAACTCTCAGTGCCTGTCTGCCGATGTAAATGCCGCGTTTGACCCGAACTTCCCCGATGTTTACGAGCGTAAAAACACCGCATACCTCAATTACGGCGTTGTTGTTACAAAATATACCGGTGCGGGCGGCAAAGGCGGCACCAGCGAAGCATCTGCACACTATATGGCAAAAATGCGCAATTTGCTGGATGAGAAAAAAGTGCTTTGGCAAGTGGGTGAGCTTGGCAAAGTGGATGCAGGCGGAGGCGGCACGGTGGCAATGTATATTGCAGAACTTAATGTCGATGTAGTGGATGTTGGTGTTCCCGTACTCTCGATGCATGCTCCGTTTGAGGTTGTATCAAAAATTGATGTTTATATGGCTTACCGTGCGTTTAAAGAGTTTTTATTAGAAAAATAA
- a CDS encoding LysO family transporter has product MITVLVCMAVGMFMGLKIIPEKYQKINGMLQYVFIAVLIFGMGAGLGSSPTFFADLQNVGLKSLMFAVLPIVFSVICVYILTKNMFKENKP; this is encoded by the coding sequence ATGATTACGGTATTGGTTTGTATGGCGGTTGGGATGTTTATGGGGCTGAAAATAATTCCTGAAAAATATCAAAAAATTAACGGGATGCTGCAATATGTATTTATTGCGGTACTTATCTTTGGTATGGGTGCAGGGCTTGGCAGCAGCCCCACGTTTTTTGCAGATTTGCAAAATGTAGGCTTAAAGTCACTGATGTTTGCTGTGCTCCCGATTGTATTTTCGGTAATATGTGTATATATTTTAACCAAAAATATGTTTAAGGAGAACAAACCATGA
- a CDS encoding S1 RNA-binding domain-containing protein, producing MNAYFKPEGWLCDNPENIAALSSLAGLQEACAQGRILEARAIICDSAHNLIVDCGCIRGIIPKNECAIGIEEGTTREIAIISRVNKPVCFRVTEFRRGSDNNTYAILSRRAVQQQCIETYINNLAPGDIIDARVTHLEPFGCFVDVGCGVASLIPIDAISVSRISHPGDRFRTGQDIRAVVKSVDSYGRISLSHKELWGTWEENAALFHSGETVAGVVRSVEEYGVFVELTPNLAGLAEPREGVRPGQQTSVYIKSLIRDKMKVKLIIVDNFDAQYAVTAPPYFIEDNHISHWKYSPDGCCKLIETVFE from the coding sequence ATGAATGCTTATTTTAAGCCCGAAGGATGGCTGTGCGACAATCCTGAAAACATTGCTGCATTAAGCAGCCTTGCCGGTTTACAGGAGGCGTGTGCACAGGGGCGCATTCTGGAAGCGCGCGCCATAATCTGCGACAGCGCGCATAATCTGATTGTAGATTGCGGCTGCATCAGAGGTATTATTCCCAAAAACGAGTGTGCCATCGGCATTGAAGAAGGCACCACACGGGAAATTGCCATTATATCACGTGTTAACAAGCCCGTGTGTTTTCGCGTTACCGAATTTCGCAGAGGCAGCGACAACAACACCTATGCTATACTATCGCGCCGTGCAGTACAGCAGCAGTGCATAGAAACATACATTAACAACCTCGCCCCCGGCGATATTATTGATGCGCGTGTAACGCACCTTGAGCCGTTCGGCTGTTTTGTGGATGTAGGGTGCGGTGTCGCTTCGCTTATCCCCATTGATGCTATTTCGGTTTCACGCATATCACACCCGGGAGACCGCTTCCGCACAGGGCAGGATATTCGCGCCGTAGTAAAATCGGTAGATTCCTATGGGCGCATCAGCTTATCTCACAAAGAGCTGTGGGGCACCTGGGAGGAAAACGCCGCCTTGTTCCACAGCGGAGAAACCGTTGCAGGTGTGGTACGTTCTGTAGAGGAGTACGGTGTTTTTGTAGAGCTTACACCCAACCTGGCAGGGCTTGCCGAACCGCGAGAGGGCGTTCGCCCCGGCCAGCAAACCAGTGTTTACATAAAAAGCCTGATTCGTGATAAGATGAAGGTAAAGCTGATTATAGTAGATAATTTTGATGCACAATATGCGGTGACCGCCCCGCCTTACTTTATTGAAGATAACCACATAAGCCACTGGAAATATTCGCCTGATGGTTGCTGTAAACTGATAGAGACGGTGTTTGAATAA
- the prfA gene encoding peptide chain release factor 1, translating to MFDKLKDVEAKFEQINQRLMEPSIVNDNEQYKNLMKEYKTLTPLVEKYREYVAAQNEYNEAKELLEEGGLDKEFKAIVDEQYAESKVKIDEISEELKILLLPRDPNDDRNVIVEIRGGAGGEESALFANSLYRMYTMYADSMGWKTEVLNANETGLGGYKEISFSIDGDGAYSKLKFESGVHRVQRVPETETQGRIHTSTATVAVLPEVDDVEFELDPKDLQIDVFRSSGAGGQHVNKTSSAIRVTHLPTGMVVECQDERSQFKNKDKALKVLRSRLLDQKIQAQNEEIASKRKLQVGTGDRSERIRTYNFPQGRVTDHRIGLTLYKIDNILNGDIQELIDALITFDQAEKLQEQSNAD from the coding sequence ATGTTTGATAAATTAAAAGATGTAGAAGCAAAATTTGAGCAAATCAACCAGCGATTAATGGAGCCCAGTATTGTAAATGACAACGAGCAATACAAAAACCTGATGAAGGAATACAAAACCCTTACCCCACTTGTAGAAAAGTACCGTGAATATGTGGCAGCGCAAAACGAATACAACGAAGCAAAAGAGCTGTTGGAAGAAGGCGGGTTGGATAAGGAATTTAAGGCGATTGTAGATGAACAATATGCCGAGAGTAAAGTAAAGATTGATGAGATTTCGGAAGAGCTTAAAATTCTGCTGCTTCCGCGTGACCCCAACGATGACCGTAACGTGATTGTTGAAATTCGCGGCGGTGCAGGCGGTGAAGAGTCGGCTTTGTTCGCCAATTCGCTTTACAGAATGTACACTATGTATGCAGACAGCATGGGATGGAAAACTGAGGTGCTTAATGCGAACGAGACCGGACTTGGCGGATATAAAGAAATCAGCTTTTCGATTGACGGCGATGGTGCATACTCCAAACTGAAGTTTGAAAGCGGTGTGCACCGTGTACAGCGCGTACCCGAAACCGAGACGCAGGGCAGAATTCATACCTCTACCGCTACCGTTGCGGTGTTGCCCGAGGTAGATGATGTGGAATTTGAGCTTGACCCCAAAGACTTGCAGATTGATGTATTTCGCTCCAGCGGTGCGGGCGGTCAGCACGTCAACAAAACCTCCAGTGCAATTCGCGTAACCCATCTGCCCACCGGTATGGTGGTAGAATGCCAAGACGAGCGCAGCCAGTTTAAAAACAAAGACAAAGCTCTTAAAGTGCTGCGTTCTCGTTTGCTTGACCAAAAAATTCAGGCACAAAACGAAGAAATTGCTTCAAAAAGAAAATTGCAGGTTGGCACAGGCGATCGCTCTGAACGAATTCGCACCTATAACTTCCCGCAAGGGCGTGTTACCGATCATCGTATTGGGCTGACTTTGTATAAAATCGATAACATCTTGAACGGAGATATTCAAGAACTCATCGATGCACTTATCACTTTCGATCAGGCTGAAAAATTGCAGGAACAGAGCAATGCGGATTAA
- a CDS encoding lytic transglycosylase domain-containing protein codes for MAASSGKKITTTVVLLLLLTLCFLALRSAYSAFYKRAYPIEYADTIKKEADKNDLPYDLVYAVIRTESSFRPHVESSVGARGLMQLTEETFDWTKTKMADAGDETYEDLYNPHINIKYGAKLLRLLLDEFESEDTALCAYHAGWGNAKKWLADESHSIDGKNIQNIPFGDTKKYVAKINDTRQIYRKLYKFE; via the coding sequence TTGGCGGCTTCTTCAGGCAAAAAAATAACAACAACAGTGGTATTGCTGTTGCTGCTGACGTTATGCTTTTTGGCACTGCGTTCGGCCTACAGCGCCTTTTATAAACGGGCGTACCCCATAGAATACGCCGATACCATTAAAAAAGAAGCAGATAAAAATGATTTGCCGTACGACTTGGTGTATGCGGTTATTCGAACAGAAAGCAGTTTTCGCCCCCATGTAGAATCAAGTGTGGGTGCACGCGGATTGATGCAGCTTACCGAGGAAACATTCGATTGGACAAAAACGAAAATGGCCGATGCAGGCGATGAAACCTATGAGGATCTTTACAACCCTCATATTAATATCAAATATGGGGCAAAACTGTTGCGCCTGCTGCTTGATGAATTTGAAAGTGAAGATACTGCCCTTTGCGCATATCACGCAGGGTGGGGGAATGCTAAAAAATGGCTTGCCGATGAATCGCATTCCATCGACGGCAAAAATATACAAAATATCCCGTTTGGCGATACCAAAAAATATGTTGCTAAAATCAATGATACGCGGCAAATTTACCGCAAATTATATAAATTTGAATAA
- a CDS encoding iron-containing alcohol dehydrogenase, translating to MNFNYYMPSRLFFGKGEIEKLGTEKLPGKKALLVISAGGSMKKYGYLDKVTDLLKKNDTDYVLFDKILPNPIKSHVMEGAAVAKTQGCDFVIGLGGGSSIDSAKAIAVMATNEGDYWDYIGGGSGKGLPVPNKPLPIIAITTTAGTGTEADPWMVVTKEETGEKIGGGFDGTFPYFSIIDPDLMMSIPAHLTAYQGFDALFHSTEGYINKTANFMSDLFALASIELIGKYLPRAVRDGSDAEARAMVALANTLAGMVESTSGCTSEHSLEHALSGYHPKLPHGAGLIMISLEYNKLFADKVCPERFVAMAKALGKTDAVHPQDFVTALAELQKACGVDNLKMSDYGIKADEMQEIARHAKDTMGGLFEVDRYQLSHEEIVSILEKSYR from the coding sequence TCTTGTAATTTCTGCAGGGGGATCTATGAAAAAATACGGTTACCTCGATAAAGTAACTGATTTGCTGAAAAAGAACGATACAGACTATGTACTGTTCGATAAAATCCTCCCTAATCCAATCAAAAGCCATGTGATGGAAGGGGCAGCAGTTGCCAAAACACAAGGCTGCGACTTTGTCATTGGCTTGGGCGGCGGCAGCAGCATCGATTCTGCAAAAGCAATTGCCGTTATGGCAACCAACGAGGGTGACTATTGGGATTATATCGGAGGCGGCAGCGGCAAAGGCTTGCCCGTTCCCAACAAGCCCCTCCCTATTATAGCAATTACCACAACAGCAGGTACGGGTACCGAGGCTGACCCATGGATGGTTGTAACAAAAGAAGAGACCGGAGAAAAAATCGGCGGCGGTTTCGACGGTACTTTCCCTTATTTCTCTATTATTGACCCTGACCTTATGATGAGCATTCCGGCACATCTTACAGCATACCAGGGGTTTGATGCTCTGTTTCATTCCACAGAGGGTTACATTAATAAAACGGCAAATTTTATGAGTGATTTGTTCGCCCTTGCCAGCATTGAGCTGATTGGTAAATATCTGCCGCGTGCGGTGAGAGACGGCAGTGACGCAGAAGCACGCGCTATGGTTGCGCTGGCGAATACGCTTGCAGGTATGGTAGAGTCCACATCCGGCTGCACATCCGAGCATTCTCTCGAGCATGCGCTCAGCGGTTATCACCCTAAGCTGCCTCATGGCGCAGGGTTGATTATGATTTCGCTAGAGTATAACAAACTGTTTGCCGATAAGGTATGCCCCGAACGCTTTGTTGCAATGGCAAAAGCACTGGGCAAAACAGATGCGGTTCATCCGCAGGATTTTGTAACAGCACTTGCAGAGTTACAAAAAGCATGCGGTGTTGATAACCTTAAAATGTCTGACTATGGCATCAAAGCAGATGAAATGCAGGAAATTGCCCGCCATGCAAAGGATACCATGGGGGGATTGTTTGAAGTAGACCGTTATCAGTTATCGCACGAAGAAATCGTTTCGATTCTTGAAAAATCATACCGATAG
- a CDS encoding lysine exporter LysO family protein, with the protein MIILAIVSLVLGVACGQWLFSGNTVELLETTADYALSLLMVSVGISVGANKLIFRKLRENNLKILLIPFAIVISSVMGGYITGLIFGMEPNVSMAIASGLGWYSLSGVMMTELAGAEIGTITFLANVFREILSFFIIPVIAKYLNHYAAIAPAGATSEDTTLPMIMKCTDEEVAIVSVINGVVCSIMVPFLVEITFHII; encoded by the coding sequence ATGATCATACTGGCTATAGTGAGTCTTGTTTTAGGTGTGGCTTGCGGCCAGTGGCTGTTTTCTGGCAATACGGTTGAGTTGCTCGAAACTACAGCAGATTACGCACTTAGCTTGCTGATGGTATCGGTGGGTATCAGTGTGGGGGCAAACAAGCTGATTTTTCGCAAGCTGCGCGAAAACAACCTCAAAATTCTGCTGATACCGTTTGCTATTGTGATAAGCTCGGTGATGGGCGGGTACATAACAGGGTTGATTTTCGGTATGGAACCGAATGTGAGTATGGCAATTGCATCGGGGCTTGGGTGGTACAGCCTTTCCGGTGTGATGATGACCGAACTTGCGGGAGCAGAAATTGGTACGATAACCTTTCTTGCCAATGTGTTCCGCGAAATACTATCGTTTTTTATCATCCCCGTAATCGCTAAGTACCTAAACCATTATGCGGCAATTGCGCCTGCGGGTGCTACCAGTGAAGACACTACCTTGCCAATGATTATGAAATGTACCGACGAAGAAGTTGCCATCGTATCGGTGATTAATGGTGTAGTGTGCTCGATTATGGTGCCGTTTCTTGTAGAGATTACCTTTCATATCATTTAG